One genomic region from Bombus terrestris chromosome 15, iyBomTerr1.2, whole genome shotgun sequence encodes:
- the LOC105665619 gene encoding zinc finger protein 425 isoform X4, producing MLSCKAHGCLSNENTKIDGKDILLFCFPQETDRRNEWFKNCQLNENTESDKMLYLCELHFDKTCFTDSMELISNAVPTIFTKLDEGPRKRKAEDEPRCRLSTISSIKQKKLDSDSHSPVTPPQSPCNQLENNDKMNGEEKMDICSDHEISLNESVDIKPELYQKVAVEKKLYRLTIQIDKIYGKPCPRSKKLRMLAQLTKGSQRFSENMYNINQGNQSLEKVRKKEICKEGGCKLKKSIYDSKPAFQCEYCDKYYVMKQSDDQVERNICTMCHKTFSSSQSLYLHTKTHFVCDMCQTECSSQVTYDKHIRLHVSTDPLHPYKCHQCTETFELKEDVRQHYVIVHPTIQLQNTILQVTAPSLTQQISQREHRCISCNITFRNEQAYRNHINSHKKKEGLRCNIGDSTNNVFPVPNPLTGSQIVTVT from the exons ATGTTATCTTGCAAAGCACACGGTTGTCTTTCAAATGAAAATACGAAAATTGACggtaaagatattttattattttgttttcctCAAGAAACTGA TCGAAGAAATGAATGGTTTAAGAACTGTCAATTGAATGAAAATACTGAAAGTGATAAGATGCTCTACCTCTGTGAATTGCACTTTGATAAAACATGTTTTACTGATTCAatggaattaatttctaatGCTGTCCCAACTATTTTTACCAAATTAGATG AAGGCCCAAGAAAACGTAAAGCCGAAGATGAACCCAGGTGTAGATTATCTACAATTTCATCAATAAAGCAGAAAAAGTTGGATAGCGATTCTCATAGCCCTGTGACTCCGCCACAAAGTCCTTGCAATCAATTAGAAAat AATGATAAAATGAATGGAGAAGAGAAAATGGACATATGTTCTGATCATGAGATATCATTAAATGAATCTGTTGATATAAAACCAGAATTGTATCAGAAAGTGGCAGTAGAAAAGaagctatatcgtttaacgatacaaatagataaaatatatgGGAAGCCATGTCCAAGATCAAAAAAACTCAGAATGCTGGCACAGCTAACAAAAGGAAGCCAACGATTCTCAgagaatatgtataatattaatcaaGGAAATCAGTCTCTAGAAAAAgttaggaaaaaagaaatttgtaaagAAGGTGGATGTAAATTGAAAAAGTCAATTTACGATTCAAAGCCAGCATTTCAATGTGAATACTGtgataaatattatgtaatgaaACAAAGTGATGACCAAGTGGAGAGAAATATTTGTACCATGTGTCATAAAACTTTTTCATCTTCACAATCTCTGTATCTTCATACTAAAACTCATTTTGTATGTGATATGTGCCAAACTGAATGTAGCTCACAAGTGACTTATGATAAGCATATAAGATTACATGTCAGTACCGATCCATTGCATCCATATAAGTGTCATCAGTGTACAGAAACGTTTGAACTTAAGGAAGATGTGAGGCAACATTATGTAATCGTTCATCCTACTATACAATTACAAAACACAATTCTGCAAGTGACTGCACCATCTTTGACACAGCAAATATCTCAACGAGAACACCGTTGTATTAGTTGTAACATTACGTTTAGAAATGAACAAGCCTACAG gaatCATATAAATTCCcataaaaagaaagagggaCTGAGGTGCAATATTGGTGATAGTACCAACAATGTATTTCCAGTACCTAATCCATTAACTGGTAGCCAAATAG TGACCGTAACATAA
- the LOC105665619 gene encoding zinc finger protein 836 isoform X3 yields MLSCKAHGCLSNENTKIDGKDILLFCFPQETDRRNEWFKNCQLNENTESDKMLYLCELHFDKTCFTDSMELISNAVPTIFTKLDEGPRKRKAEDEPRCRLSTISSIKQKKLDSDSHSPVTPPQSPCNQLENNDKMNGEEKMDICSDHEISLNESVDIKPELYQKVAVEKKLYRLTIQIDKIYGKPCPRSKKLRMLAQLTKGSQRFSENMYNINQGNQSLEKVRKKEICKEGGCKLKKSIYDSKPAFQCEYCDKYYVMKQSDDQVERNICTMCHKTFSSSQSLYLHTKTHFVCDMCQTECSSQVTYDKHIRLHVSTDPLHPYKCHQCTETFELKEDVRQHYVIVHPTIQLQNTILQVTAPSLTQQISQREHRCISCNITFRNEQAYRNHINSHKKKEGLRCNIGDSTNNVFPVPNPLTGSQIGILRAVKFSCRVCSMEFDNVGEVDKHTRTHLEKDSEEEHKCNICKKLFKTSIQLNEHLKYHLSRAHSCP; encoded by the exons ATGTTATCTTGCAAAGCACACGGTTGTCTTTCAAATGAAAATACGAAAATTGACggtaaagatattttattattttgttttcctCAAGAAACTGA TCGAAGAAATGAATGGTTTAAGAACTGTCAATTGAATGAAAATACTGAAAGTGATAAGATGCTCTACCTCTGTGAATTGCACTTTGATAAAACATGTTTTACTGATTCAatggaattaatttctaatGCTGTCCCAACTATTTTTACCAAATTAGATG AAGGCCCAAGAAAACGTAAAGCCGAAGATGAACCCAGGTGTAGATTATCTACAATTTCATCAATAAAGCAGAAAAAGTTGGATAGCGATTCTCATAGCCCTGTGACTCCGCCACAAAGTCCTTGCAATCAATTAGAAAat AATGATAAAATGAATGGAGAAGAGAAAATGGACATATGTTCTGATCATGAGATATCATTAAATGAATCTGTTGATATAAAACCAGAATTGTATCAGAAAGTGGCAGTAGAAAAGaagctatatcgtttaacgatacaaatagataaaatatatgGGAAGCCATGTCCAAGATCAAAAAAACTCAGAATGCTGGCACAGCTAACAAAAGGAAGCCAACGATTCTCAgagaatatgtataatattaatcaaGGAAATCAGTCTCTAGAAAAAgttaggaaaaaagaaatttgtaaagAAGGTGGATGTAAATTGAAAAAGTCAATTTACGATTCAAAGCCAGCATTTCAATGTGAATACTGtgataaatattatgtaatgaaACAAAGTGATGACCAAGTGGAGAGAAATATTTGTACCATGTGTCATAAAACTTTTTCATCTTCACAATCTCTGTATCTTCATACTAAAACTCATTTTGTATGTGATATGTGCCAAACTGAATGTAGCTCACAAGTGACTTATGATAAGCATATAAGATTACATGTCAGTACCGATCCATTGCATCCATATAAGTGTCATCAGTGTACAGAAACGTTTGAACTTAAGGAAGATGTGAGGCAACATTATGTAATCGTTCATCCTACTATACAATTACAAAACACAATTCTGCAAGTGACTGCACCATCTTTGACACAGCAAATATCTCAACGAGAACACCGTTGTATTAGTTGTAACATTACGTTTAGAAATGAACAAGCCTACAG gaatCATATAAATTCCcataaaaagaaagagggaCTGAGGTGCAATATTGGTGATAGTACCAACAATGTATTTCCAGTACCTAATCCATTAACTGGTAGCCAAATAGGTATTCTTCGAGCTGTAAAATTCAGTTGTAGAGTATGTTCAATGGAATTTGATAACGTCGGTGAAGTTGATAAACATACTAGAACTCATTTGGAAAAAGATAGTGAGGAAGAGCACAAGTGTAATATCTGTAAAAAACTATTTAAAACGAGCATACAACTCAACGAACATTTAAAGTACCACCTGTCCCGTGCACATTCTTGTCCC TGA
- the LOC105665619 gene encoding PR domain zinc finger protein 5 isoform X2, with protein MLSCKAHGCLSNENTKIDGKDILLFCFPQETDRRNEWFKNCQLNENTESDKMLYLCELHFDKTCFTDSMELISNAVPTIFTKLDGPRKRKAEDEPRCRLSTISSIKQKKLDSDSHSPVTPPQSPCNQLENNDKMNGEEKMDICSDHEISLNESVDIKPELYQKVAVEKKLYRLTIQIDKIYGKPCPRSKKLRMLAQLTKGSQRFSENMYNINQGNQSLEKVRKKEICKEGGCKLKKSIYDSKPAFQCEYCDKYYVMKQSDDQVERNICTMCHKTFSSSQSLYLHTKTHFVCDMCQTECSSQVTYDKHIRLHVSTDPLHPYKCHQCTETFELKEDVRQHYVIVHPTIQLQNTILQVTAPSLTQQISQREHRCISCNITFRNEQAYRNHINSHKKKEGLRCNIGDSTNNVFPVPNPLTGSQIGILRAVKFSCRVCSMEFDNVGEVDKHTRTHLEKDSEEEHKCNICKKLFKTSIQLNEHLKYHLSRAHSCPVCSKTFINRTTLKIHLKTHGES; from the exons ATGTTATCTTGCAAAGCACACGGTTGTCTTTCAAATGAAAATACGAAAATTGACggtaaagatattttattattttgttttcctCAAGAAACTGA TCGAAGAAATGAATGGTTTAAGAACTGTCAATTGAATGAAAATACTGAAAGTGATAAGATGCTCTACCTCTGTGAATTGCACTTTGATAAAACATGTTTTACTGATTCAatggaattaatttctaatGCTGTCCCAACTATTTTTACCAAATTAGATG GCCCAAGAAAACGTAAAGCCGAAGATGAACCCAGGTGTAGATTATCTACAATTTCATCAATAAAGCAGAAAAAGTTGGATAGCGATTCTCATAGCCCTGTGACTCCGCCACAAAGTCCTTGCAATCAATTAGAAAat AATGATAAAATGAATGGAGAAGAGAAAATGGACATATGTTCTGATCATGAGATATCATTAAATGAATCTGTTGATATAAAACCAGAATTGTATCAGAAAGTGGCAGTAGAAAAGaagctatatcgtttaacgatacaaatagataaaatatatgGGAAGCCATGTCCAAGATCAAAAAAACTCAGAATGCTGGCACAGCTAACAAAAGGAAGCCAACGATTCTCAgagaatatgtataatattaatcaaGGAAATCAGTCTCTAGAAAAAgttaggaaaaaagaaatttgtaaagAAGGTGGATGTAAATTGAAAAAGTCAATTTACGATTCAAAGCCAGCATTTCAATGTGAATACTGtgataaatattatgtaatgaaACAAAGTGATGACCAAGTGGAGAGAAATATTTGTACCATGTGTCATAAAACTTTTTCATCTTCACAATCTCTGTATCTTCATACTAAAACTCATTTTGTATGTGATATGTGCCAAACTGAATGTAGCTCACAAGTGACTTATGATAAGCATATAAGATTACATGTCAGTACCGATCCATTGCATCCATATAAGTGTCATCAGTGTACAGAAACGTTTGAACTTAAGGAAGATGTGAGGCAACATTATGTAATCGTTCATCCTACTATACAATTACAAAACACAATTCTGCAAGTGACTGCACCATCTTTGACACAGCAAATATCTCAACGAGAACACCGTTGTATTAGTTGTAACATTACGTTTAGAAATGAACAAGCCTACAG gaatCATATAAATTCCcataaaaagaaagagggaCTGAGGTGCAATATTGGTGATAGTACCAACAATGTATTTCCAGTACCTAATCCATTAACTGGTAGCCAAATAGGTATTCTTCGAGCTGTAAAATTCAGTTGTAGAGTATGTTCAATGGAATTTGATAACGTCGGTGAAGTTGATAAACATACTAGAACTCATTTGGAAAAAGATAGTGAGGAAGAGCACAAGTGTAATATCTGTAAAAAACTATTTAAAACGAGCATACAACTCAACGAACATTTAAAGTACCACCTGTCCCGTGCACATTCTTGTCCCGTATGTTCCAAAACTTTTATTAACAGAACTAccttaaaaatacatttaaaaacgCACGGTGAATCGTAA
- the LOC105665619 gene encoding PR domain zinc finger protein 5 isoform X1, with amino-acid sequence MLSCKAHGCLSNENTKIDGKDILLFCFPQETDRRNEWFKNCQLNENTESDKMLYLCELHFDKTCFTDSMELISNAVPTIFTKLDEGPRKRKAEDEPRCRLSTISSIKQKKLDSDSHSPVTPPQSPCNQLENNDKMNGEEKMDICSDHEISLNESVDIKPELYQKVAVEKKLYRLTIQIDKIYGKPCPRSKKLRMLAQLTKGSQRFSENMYNINQGNQSLEKVRKKEICKEGGCKLKKSIYDSKPAFQCEYCDKYYVMKQSDDQVERNICTMCHKTFSSSQSLYLHTKTHFVCDMCQTECSSQVTYDKHIRLHVSTDPLHPYKCHQCTETFELKEDVRQHYVIVHPTIQLQNTILQVTAPSLTQQISQREHRCISCNITFRNEQAYRNHINSHKKKEGLRCNIGDSTNNVFPVPNPLTGSQIGILRAVKFSCRVCSMEFDNVGEVDKHTRTHLEKDSEEEHKCNICKKLFKTSIQLNEHLKYHLSRAHSCPVCSKTFINRTTLKIHLKTHGES; translated from the exons ATGTTATCTTGCAAAGCACACGGTTGTCTTTCAAATGAAAATACGAAAATTGACggtaaagatattttattattttgttttcctCAAGAAACTGA TCGAAGAAATGAATGGTTTAAGAACTGTCAATTGAATGAAAATACTGAAAGTGATAAGATGCTCTACCTCTGTGAATTGCACTTTGATAAAACATGTTTTACTGATTCAatggaattaatttctaatGCTGTCCCAACTATTTTTACCAAATTAGATG AAGGCCCAAGAAAACGTAAAGCCGAAGATGAACCCAGGTGTAGATTATCTACAATTTCATCAATAAAGCAGAAAAAGTTGGATAGCGATTCTCATAGCCCTGTGACTCCGCCACAAAGTCCTTGCAATCAATTAGAAAat AATGATAAAATGAATGGAGAAGAGAAAATGGACATATGTTCTGATCATGAGATATCATTAAATGAATCTGTTGATATAAAACCAGAATTGTATCAGAAAGTGGCAGTAGAAAAGaagctatatcgtttaacgatacaaatagataaaatatatgGGAAGCCATGTCCAAGATCAAAAAAACTCAGAATGCTGGCACAGCTAACAAAAGGAAGCCAACGATTCTCAgagaatatgtataatattaatcaaGGAAATCAGTCTCTAGAAAAAgttaggaaaaaagaaatttgtaaagAAGGTGGATGTAAATTGAAAAAGTCAATTTACGATTCAAAGCCAGCATTTCAATGTGAATACTGtgataaatattatgtaatgaaACAAAGTGATGACCAAGTGGAGAGAAATATTTGTACCATGTGTCATAAAACTTTTTCATCTTCACAATCTCTGTATCTTCATACTAAAACTCATTTTGTATGTGATATGTGCCAAACTGAATGTAGCTCACAAGTGACTTATGATAAGCATATAAGATTACATGTCAGTACCGATCCATTGCATCCATATAAGTGTCATCAGTGTACAGAAACGTTTGAACTTAAGGAAGATGTGAGGCAACATTATGTAATCGTTCATCCTACTATACAATTACAAAACACAATTCTGCAAGTGACTGCACCATCTTTGACACAGCAAATATCTCAACGAGAACACCGTTGTATTAGTTGTAACATTACGTTTAGAAATGAACAAGCCTACAG gaatCATATAAATTCCcataaaaagaaagagggaCTGAGGTGCAATATTGGTGATAGTACCAACAATGTATTTCCAGTACCTAATCCATTAACTGGTAGCCAAATAGGTATTCTTCGAGCTGTAAAATTCAGTTGTAGAGTATGTTCAATGGAATTTGATAACGTCGGTGAAGTTGATAAACATACTAGAACTCATTTGGAAAAAGATAGTGAGGAAGAGCACAAGTGTAATATCTGTAAAAAACTATTTAAAACGAGCATACAACTCAACGAACATTTAAAGTACCACCTGTCCCGTGCACATTCTTGTCCCGTATGTTCCAAAACTTTTATTAACAGAACTAccttaaaaatacatttaaaaacgCACGGTGAATCGTAA
- the LOC100645928 gene encoding uncharacterized protein LOC100645928: MINESFYKNVFLLMQVVPASYECTIHFKKGMFDKPNTTGFIHTSHYLLSVHNAKRFKKMVTWPILNKMDEKRYRMEIREYFAVLANENPDINFPSVLMSHLLQAGGKRILTLMWKISEISLKAYISKTCKIELLQAPNIGDSKHIVQTYFTIKNIEKDNTISKFHKNTKLSLKSFEQYMRCNAIELIKVQTAIFEVKSNIEKLIPKLPVNSLIAKRLIDIDDTEIINSWKRSVAQNIKFLNQKYFKLKKLQTFSSTLQNLISNLCINCIFLDGRNLQKINSETLLLYSSNNIQLGNGLYIKGCLVFKILLSIFDQMLKQIKYYLKVDKSSDLLNCDKEIIQHCKKVKSLEESFEELMKQVSNNLYDVQHSLQKKPINYTLDEDILNFMGLDTILNSPELNLCTEYIWEEKIANQILVSPIEGKYKYLFKRHKCNIPFGRPTRYQVNDSLESVTPNWESPQKQLVYQTTSVNRLNVSPKYSRLFSTSDRKKNYLKNNNAASTPNRSIIPKKSSIQTSNTQEINIDAAIKDIFDLSCKIADVVVSMSKF, from the exons ATGATTAAtgaatcattttataaaaatgtatttttacttATGCAAGTTGTACCTGCATCCTATGAGTGTACAATACACTTTAAAAAG GGAATGTTTGACAAACCGAATACCACAGGTTTTATTCACACTTCCCATTATCTCTTATCTGTGCATAATGcaaaacgatttaaaaaaatggtTACATGGCCAATTCTAAATAAGATGGATGAGAAAAGATACCGTATGGAAATAAGAGAATATTTTGCAGTTTTAGCAAATGAGAATCCAGATATAAATTTTCCATCAGTACTTATGTCTCATTTGCTACAAGCAGGGGGAAAAAGGATTTTAACTCTTATGTGGAAAATATCAGAAATTAGCTTAAAAGCTTACATTAGTAAaacat gtaaaattgaattattacaAGCTCCTAATATTGGTGATAGTAAGCACATAGTTCAAACATATTTTACcattaaaaatatagagaaGGATAATACCATttctaaatttcataaaaacacAAAATTAAGTTTGAAATCCTTTGAACAGTACATgcg GTGTAATGCTATTGAGTTAATAAAAGTACAAACTGCTATTTTTGAAGTAAAAAGTAACATAGAGAAATTAATACCTAAACTTCCAGTAAATTCATTAATTGCAAAGCGATTAATAGATATTGATGATacagaaattataaatt cATGGAAGAGAAGTGTTgctcaaaatattaaatttctaaaccaaaaatatttcaagcttaAAAAGCTACAGACTTTTAGTAGCacattacaaaatttaatttcgaatttaTGTATAAACTGCATATTCCTTGATGGAAGAAATCTTCAAAAAATAAATAGTGAAACACTTTTGTTGTATTCAAGTAACAATATCcag CTTGGTAATGGATTATATATAAAAGGATGCTTAGTATTTAAAATCCTATTATCAATATTTGATCAAATgctaaaacaaataaaatattatttaaaagtgGATAAGTCATCAGATTTATTAAATTGtgataaagaaataatacagcATTGTAAAAAAGTTAAATCTCTAGAAGAATCATTTGAAGAACTTATGAAACAAGTTTCTAATAACTTATATGATGTACAGCATAGTTTACAAAAAAAacctataaattatacattagatgaagatatattaaattttatgggTTTAGACACAATTTTAAATTCACCAGAACTTAATTTATGTACTGAATATATATGGGAAGAAAAGATAGCAAATCAAATATTGGTCTCTCCAATTGAAG ggAAATATAAATACTTGTTTAAAAGACACAAATGCAATATTCCGTTTGGAAGACCAACAAGATATCAAGTTAATGATAGCCTAGAGAGTGTCACACCAAACTGGGAATCTCCGCAAAAACAATTAGTATACCAAACAACCTCTGTTAATAGACTCAATGTTTCTCCAAAATATTCTAGATTATTTTCCACTAGTGATAGAAagaagaattatttgaaaa ATAATAATGCAGCATCTACCCCAAATAGAAGCATAATACCAAAAAAATCTAGCATTCAAACTTCAAACACACAGGAGATAAATATAGATGCTGcaattaaagatatttttgaTCTTTCTTGTAAAATTGCGGATGTTGTAGTTTCCATGtctaaattttaa